A section of the Harmonia axyridis chromosome 2, icHarAxyr1.1, whole genome shotgun sequence genome encodes:
- the LOC123673031 gene encoding probable salivary secreted peptide, translating into MKQFLIFAVLLSLGLCSNMPHDYNDCPDPTKAATMVFEKQVQRAGRWFSIIEDTISFPEVGVNKDPITCIMVKDLAKDGKGGYATVDGNVGGYNLKIKLRSQVGQGLHFSVAVYT; encoded by the exons atgaaacaatttctcATTTTTGCTGTTTTACTAAGTCTTGGGCTCTGCTCGAATATGCCACATGACTATAACGATTGTCCAGATCCAACAAAAGC tgCTACTATGGTATTCGAAAAACAAGTACAAAGGGCAGGAAGATGGTTTAGTATCATTGAAGACACAATTTCTTTCCCTGAAGTTGGAGTTAATAAAGATCCCATCACCTGTATTATG GTGAAAGACTTGGCAAAAGATGGAAAAGGAGGATATGCCACAGTTGACGGAAATGTTGGTGGGTACAACCTCAAAATAAAATTACGTTCCCAAGTTGGACAAGGTTTACACTTCAGTGTAGCTGTGTACACTTAa
- the LOC123673032 gene encoding homeobox protein six1b, whose translation MRSLPVFLMEIEGDTNSSNESSGVQYSQIMSSSGYPENLFFSMNEKLDPYFLANKLKRDLILSPSNNNNSVVHEKMKSDELAKQIVLYDSYGKKMTENRKGAVEYFTPKNNSDSNEVIQLNNLSGFGKKTISFSSEQVQCMCEALHQRGDIDRLATFLWSLPPSSHLRTNESILRARAAVAFHRGSYHELYTILESHSFHPRWHADLQSYWFKAHYREAEKVRGRPLGAVDKYRLRKKYPLPKTIWDGEETVYCFKERSRNALKECYTKNRYPTPDEKRSLAKKTGLTLTQVSNWFKNRRQRDRTPQPRPELLLGNMSLAQGNMSAHHQSGIDMAAFQVASKLFDPSCGVPNCYQDYQLP comes from the exons ATGAGGTCTTTACCTGTTTTCCTCATGGAAATCGAAGGAGACACCAATTCCTCGAATGAGTCCAGTGGCGTGCAATATTCTCAAATTATGAGTTCTAGTGGTTATCCTGAAAATCTATTCTTTTCCATGAACGAAAAATTGGATCCATATTTTCTTGCCAACAAATTGAAAAGAGATCTCATATTAAGTCCCagtaataacaataacagtgtagtacatgaaaaaatgaaaagtgaCGAACTGGCTAAACAAATTGTATTGTACGACAGCTACGGCAAAAAAATGACTGAGAACCGAAAAGGTGCTGTGGAATATTTTACACCGAAAAATAACAGTGATAGTAATGAAGTGATTCAGTTGAACAATTTGAGTGGTTTTGGAAAGAAAACGATAAGTTTTTCATCAGAACAA GTGCAATGTATGTGCGAAGCTTTACACCAAAGAGGCGATATAGACAGATTGGCAACTTTCCTTTGGTCGCTACCACCATCATCCCATCTTAGAACAAACGAGAGTATATTGAGAGCAAGAGCTGCAGTGGCTTTCCATAGAGGTTCTTACCACGAACTGTATACAATTCTAGAATCGCATTCATTTCATCCACGCTGGCATGCAGACCTTCAATCATATTGGTTCAAAGCTCATTACAGggaagcagaaaaagttagaggTAGACCATTAG GTGCTGTGGATAAGTATAGACTGAGGAAGAAATACCCTCTTCCAAAAACCATATGGGACGGAGAAGAAACAGTATATTGCTTCAAAGAAAGAAGTCGAAACGCACTGAAAGAATGTTATACAAAAAATCGATATCCTACCCCGGATGAAAAAAGATCTTTGGCAAAAAAGACCGGTCTCACTCTAACGCAAGTTTCGAATTGGTTCAAAAATCGTCGCCAACGAGATAGGACACCACAACCAAGACC GGAACTGCTTCTGGGAAACATGTCGCTAGCTCAAGGAAACATGTCAGCACATCACCAAAGTGGAATAGATATGGCGGCATTTCAAGTAGCATCTAAATTATTCGATCCCTCCTGTGGTGTACCAAATTGTTACCAAGATTATCAATTACCATGA